Proteins co-encoded in one Polaromonas vacuolata genomic window:
- a CDS encoding type III secretion system chaperone, which yields MQYLELIKDLSSHLQLPEIVTDELQRFALLFDEMYLLFSPELVETGEENIKVSAVLGQLPDDEGQAIIYYEELLCANLLGHGTACAYLGVNASGEISLMANWPLQNTSFSMFGDLLENFVSHVEHWKNQLEKMQSKESEINSLNAFDTMRA from the coding sequence ATGCAGTATCTAGAGCTAATTAAAGACTTAAGTTCCCATCTTCAATTACCTGAAATAGTGACGGACGAGTTGCAACGTTTCGCCCTCCTATTTGATGAAATGTACTTGCTGTTCAGCCCCGAACTAGTCGAGACTGGCGAAGAAAATATAAAGGTCAGTGCGGTGCTGGGTCAGCTACCTGATGATGAGGGTCAAGCCATTATTTACTACGAAGAGTTGCTTTGCGCCAATCTTTTAGGGCATGGAACTGCATGCGCTTACTTAGGCGTTAACGCGTCTGGGGAAATCAGTTTAATGGCTAATTGGCCGCTACAAAACACATCATTTTCAATGTTTGGTGATCTTTTGGAAAACTTTGTCTCTCACGTTGAGCACTGGAAAAATCAATTAGAAAAAATGCAATCCAAGGAGTCAGAAATAAATTCTTTGAATGCCTTCGACACGATGCGCGCCTAA
- a CDS encoding IS30 family transposase translates to MIYTHLTRDERYQIAILVKANFNQSEIAKMMDRDKSSISRELRRNRGLRGYRPKQANDKAQERRLACANSPRVADSTWAVVEEKLAEAWSPEQISGHLEASHQPGVSYESIYQYIYADKRAGGTLHKTLRCQKTRKKRSSGRERRGTISRQVSIELRPDIVLERARFGDWEADLVIGAGQKQALVTINERVSRYSIIFHVPFKTAQAVGDALITLLKPFAHCVHTLTTDNGKEFAQHERIASALSADFFFAHPYASWERGANENMNGLIRQFFPKGMRFNCITDDDIALAMHRLNHRPRKCLGYRTPHQVFMEQLESYQHTVALQA, encoded by the coding sequence ATGATTTACACACACCTCACCCGTGACGAACGTTACCAGATTGCAATCCTCGTCAAAGCAAACTTCAATCAAAGTGAAATTGCAAAAATGATGGACCGTGATAAATCGAGCATCAGCCGTGAGTTGCGTCGTAACCGCGGTCTACGAGGCTATCGCCCTAAGCAGGCAAATGACAAAGCCCAAGAACGTAGACTTGCCTGCGCCAATAGTCCTAGAGTTGCTGACTCGACATGGGCTGTAGTGGAGGAAAAGTTGGCTGAGGCTTGGAGCCCCGAGCAAATCAGCGGCCACCTCGAAGCTAGCCACCAACCCGGTGTTAGCTATGAGAGCATTTACCAGTACATCTACGCTGACAAACGCGCGGGCGGCACCTTGCATAAAACACTGCGTTGCCAGAAGACGCGAAAAAAACGCAGCAGTGGCCGTGAACGGCGCGGCACCATCTCTCGCCAGGTCTCAATAGAACTGCGACCCGACATCGTGCTTGAGCGTGCGCGCTTTGGCGACTGGGAGGCTGATCTGGTGATTGGTGCCGGGCAGAAGCAAGCACTAGTGACGATTAATGAGCGTGTCTCTCGCTATTCAATAATTTTCCACGTGCCATTCAAAACAGCGCAAGCCGTAGGGGACGCGTTAATCACTTTACTCAAACCGTTCGCTCATTGCGTGCACACTCTCACGACTGATAACGGCAAGGAATTTGCCCAGCATGAACGAATAGCTTCTGCGCTGAGTGCAGATTTCTTTTTCGCCCATCCATACGCCTCGTGGGAGCGTGGGGCGAACGAGAATATGAACGGTTTGATTCGCCAGTTTTTCCCAAAGGGGATGCGCTTTAATTGCATCACCGACGATGACATTGCTTTAGCGATGCACAGGCTCAATCATCGTCCTAGAAAATGTTTAGGGTATCGAACGCCGCATCAGGTTTTTATGGAACAGTTAGAGTCCTATCAGCATACGGTTGCACTTCAAGCTTGA
- a CDS encoding ATP-binding protein: MNIDALRSAFSHWCESVAIPGNVIADLVLVLDELVTNIVEHAYQGNANGCIELIARVEHCCVILTLRDYAFAFNPCEVAAANIEESVETRSIGGLGLYFVREKTNSMSYQRVSVGEHQANQLEIRKCWAADAPLTA; encoded by the coding sequence GTGAATATTGACGCCCTAAGATCGGCGTTTTCTCATTGGTGTGAAAGCGTGGCGATTCCGGGCAATGTGATTGCAGACCTTGTCCTCGTGCTGGACGAATTAGTCACCAATATTGTTGAGCATGCCTACCAAGGCAATGCCAATGGCTGCATAGAACTAATCGCTAGAGTGGAACATTGCTGCGTCATACTGACCCTAAGAGACTATGCGTTCGCATTTAATCCGTGTGAGGTTGCAGCAGCGAACATCGAAGAAAGTGTGGAAACGCGAAGTATTGGCGGACTTGGTCTTTACTTTGTGAGAGAGAAAACTAACAGCATGTCTTACCAGCGGGTGAGTGTTGGCGAGCACCAAGCAAATCAGCTCGAAATACGCAAATGTTGGGCTGCTGATGCGCCTTTAACAGCTTAG
- a CDS encoding type III secretion system chaperone: protein MDALTSHPPVRLISKLHFRLESALDKNTCAIQFKNGVQIDFYYKEEDKSLRMATAIGALISSSKLSLYKKILFENVKNLDLGKNYFALNLAATEVVLCGTIIESAHTLEGVTADVMNLCEQQNKWCETLASESFLVV, encoded by the coding sequence TTGGATGCTCTCACATCTCACCCACCCGTACGGTTAATTTCAAAGTTGCACTTCAGACTTGAATCCGCGCTAGATAAAAATACCTGCGCTATCCAGTTTAAAAATGGCGTACAGATAGATTTTTATTACAAAGAAGAAGATAAATCTTTACGTATGGCCACAGCGATTGGCGCATTAATTAGCAGTTCAAAACTATCGCTTTACAAGAAAATACTTTTTGAAAATGTAAAAAATTTAGACCTTGGAAAAAATTATTTTGCTCTTAATTTAGCCGCTACAGAAGTTGTTTTGTGCGGCACTATTATTGAATCTGCACACACATTAGAAGGTGTAACTGCAGACGTTATGAACTTATGTGAACAGCAAAATAAGTGGTGTGAAACGCTAGCTTCAGAAAGTTTTTTAGTCGTTTAA